In Etheostoma spectabile isolate EspeVRDwgs_2016 chromosome 20, UIUC_Espe_1.0, whole genome shotgun sequence, the following are encoded in one genomic region:
- the stx11a gene encoding syntaxin-11a encodes MRDRLGELQTKLAGEDRPEDGQEDHTTEAEDLELHTIVFEGEDVMDSIYKEAQALRKEILLLKMDVKRLGKQNTRFLTSVRRISSIKRDSNALGRDIKAKGEAIYARLEKLGRLSKELEGEHGPTSALARMVRSQCVSLNNAFHEAISEYNEAEMVQKENCKTRIQRQAEIMGKEVSREQIDEMIETGKWNVFSDNLLLEGRTTRSALNEIENRHKELLELEGRIRDIHELFFQMAQLVEEQGYMLDNIEANVGATQDYVVKATVQIKKAVKYKKNNPCKKLFCCCFPCCN; translated from the coding sequence ATGAGGGACCGACTGGGTGAGCTGCAGACCAAGCTTGCGGGAGAGGACAGGCCTGAGGATGGCCAGGAGGACCACACCACCGAGGCTGAGGACCTGGAGCTACACACCATCGTGTTTGAGGGAGAGGATGTGATGGACAGCATCTACAAAGAGGCCCAGGCTTTGAGGAAGGAGATTCTGCTGCTCAAAATGGACGTGAAGCGTCTCGGGAAGCAGAACACCAGGTTCCTCACGTCTGTTCGGAGGATCAGCAGCATCAAACGGGACTCCAACGCGCTCGGACGGGACATCAAAGCCAAAGGGGAAGCCATTTACGCTCGGCTGGAGAAGCTGGGGAGGCTGAGCAAAGAGCTGGAGGGGGAGCACGGGCCTACATCAGCTTTGGCTCGCATGGTGCGTTCCCAGTGTGTTTCTCTAAACAACGCTTTCCACGAGGCCATATCTGAGTACAACGAGGCTGAGATGGTCCAGAAGGAGAACTGCAAGACCCGCATCCAGAGGCAAGCGGAGATCATGGGCAAGGAGGTGAGCAGGGAGCAGATCGATGAGATGATCGAGACAGGCAAGTGGAACGTCTTCTCTGATAATCTCCTCCTGGAGGGAAGGACTACCAGATCTGCTCTCAATGAGATTGAGAACCGGCACAAGGAGCTGCTGGAGCTGGAGGGCCGCATCAGGGACATTCATGAGCTTTTCTTCCAGATGGCCCAGCTGGTGGAGGAGCAGGGCTACATGCTGGACAACATAGAAGCAAATGTAGGTGCGACTCAGGACTATGTTGTCAAGGCCACAGTTCAGATCAAGAAGGCTGTgaaatacaagaaaaacaatCCATGCAAGAAACTCTTTTGTTGTTGCTTCCCTTGCTGCAATTAA
- the fbxo30a gene encoding F-box only protein 30a — translation MESLHSHCLKCINRRCMVRPEKDVCCNLIGCPLVCGAVFHSCKLEEHRLLCPYERLPCLNSVFGCPFTITRIKMAQHLETCPASIVCCTMEWNRWPVSYTDRKSYENLSKDFDEVEQLDMALALQDQRMLLESLKVTTTVSRNGDKEAGESDKMATASSLPETVLGNVTVEMDEAPFNGLYRASVETSRSLAAALDIIANVKDIDVIVGNLNGERTDKNGALHNGENGDSQNVCVAEGGKNVNMQENDSDSECELGAVGGVDCAVGTNGEEDCISWAEENDFVEVFFEEKEDLIDEPINDSNLVWPQMPQNDMPVVALEPPVPQIAPVPHPMPFLLSDHVRNNFLQHLPTELRYRCLERKLQNVEVLRGISMFTFNGRRALLSDPYLFRAKMEDKSVDTSDLEVADDPMGLHGIDLITAALLFCLGDSPGGRGISDSRFVDGYHIDFGTQTFSFPSAILATNTMVGDIASASACDHASPQLSNPSPFHTLRLDLVLECVARYQTKQRSMFTFVCGQLFRRDEFSSHFKNVHGDIHAGLNGWMEQRCPLAYYGCTYSQRRFCPSVQGFRIIHDRHLGSFGVKPGLPLKTGDNLPRKTCRFDSRYDQFSSLPLEVLQHVASFLDSFSLCQLSRVSHTMRDVCASLLQMRGMVVLLWEKKRRADGSTSWQITDKVWRFSTAFGTVNEWKFANIASMADHLKKCKFNMISRREEAIPLPCMCFTRELTKEGRCLRSVLKPVA, via the exons ATGGAGAGCCTGCACTCCCACTGCCTTAAATGCATCAACAGAAGATGCATGGTAAGACCAGAGAAGGATGTTTGCTGCAACCTCATCGGCTGTCCTCTTGTCTGTGGGGCAGTTTTTCACTCATGCAAACTAGAGGAACACCGTCTACTGTGTCCATATGAACGGCTGCCATGCCTTAACAGCGTGTTTGGCTGCCCCTTCACTATTACAAGGATCAAAATGGCACAACACCTTGAGACGTGCCCAGCAAGTATAGTGTGTTGTACTATGGAGTGGAATCGCTGGCCTGTAAGCTACACTGATCGCAAGTCCTATGAAAACTTGAGCAAAGACTTTGATGAAGTGGAGCAGCTAGACATGGCCTTGGCTCTGCAGGATCAGAGGATGTTGTTGGAGTCTCTAAAGGTCACAACCACTGTGTCAAGGAATGGAGATAAGGAAGCAGGTGAAAGTGACAAAATGGCCACAGCATCAAGTCTACCGGAGACAGTGTTGGGTAATGTAACAGTGGAAATGGACGAGGCACCCTTTAATGGGTTGTATAGAGCCTCAGTAGAGACAAGCAGAAGTTTAGCAGCAGCCTTGGACATCATCGCTAATGTCAAGGATATCGATGTAATTGTTGGAAATTTAAATGGGGAAAGGACTGATAAGAATGGAGCACTCCACAATGGAGAAAATGGAGATAGTCAGAATGTTTGTGTTGCAGAGGGTGGGAAGAATGTAAATATGCAGGAGAATGACTCTGATTCCGAGTGTGAGCTTGGTGCAGTAGGTGGAGTTGATTGCGCAGTTGGGACAAATGGAGAAGAGGATTGTATTAGCTGGGCAGAAGAAAACGATTttgttgaggttttttttgaagaaaaggAAGACCTTATCGACGAACCAATAAATGATTCCAACCTTGTCTGGCCACAGATGCCTCAGAATGACATGCCTGTTGTAGCACTGGAACCTCCTGTGCCCCAAATAGCTCCAGTTCCACATCCAATGCCATTCCTGCTGTCTGATCACGTGAGAAATAACTTCTTACAACACTTACCTACTGAACTCAGGTATAGGTGTTTGGAGCGTAAACTACAGAACGTTGAAGTTCTCAGAGGAATAAGTATGTTTACATTTAATGGACGTCGGGCTCTGCTGTCAGACCCTTACTTGTTTCGAGCAAAGATGGAGGACAAGTCAGTTGACACGTCTGACCTGGAGGTAGCAGATGACCCCATGGGCCTCCACGGCATTGACCTCATCACTGCAGCTTTGCTCTTTTGCCTCGGCGACTCTCCAGGAGGCAGAGGCATCTCAGACAGCAGGTTTGTCGATGGCTACCACATTGACTTTGGTACTCAGACATTCTCATTCCCTTCAGCCATTCTTGCAACCAACACCATGGTGGGAGATATTGCTTCAGCCTCAGCCTGCGATCACGCCAGCCCACAGCTCTCCAATCCAAGCCCCTTCCACACGCTCAGGCTGGACCTGGTGCTCGAATGTGTGGCTCGATACCAAACAAAGCAACGCTCCATGTTCACATTTGTGTGTGGGCAGCTGTTCCGGCGGGATGAGTTCTCgtctcatttcaaaaacgttcaCGGAGATATTCACGCCGGACTCAATGGCTGGATGGAGCAGCGCTGCCCTTTGGCTTACTATGGCTGCACCTACTCCCAAAGACGGTTCTGCCCGTCTGTACAGGGCTTCAGAATCATCCACGACCGGCACCTTGGCTCCTTTGGGGTTAAGCCTGGTTTGCCCTTAAAGACGGGGGACAACCTCCCAAGAAAAACCTGCCGCTTTGACTCTCGGTACGATCAGTTCAGCAGCCTTCCGTTGGAAGTGTTGCAACATGTAGCAAGCTTCCTGGACAGCTTTAGCTTGTGCCAACTGTCCAGAGTGTCACACACCATGAGGGATGTGTGTGCTAGTCTGCTCCAGATGCGCGGCATGGTCGTCCTGCTGTGGGAGAAGAAACGGCGTGCTGATGGGTCAACTTCATGGCAGATCACAGACAag GTGTGGCGATTCAGCACAGCTTTTGGTACTGTGAATGAGTGGAAGTTCGCCAACATCGCCAGCATGGCCGACCACCTCAAGAAGTGCAAGTTCAATATGATTTCCCGTCGAGAAGAGGCGATCCCGCTGCCATGCATGTGTTTCACCAGAGAGCTCACAAAGGAAGGAAGGTGTTTACGCTCAGTTCTCAAACCAGTAGCATAA
- the LOC116670382 gene encoding uncharacterized protein LOC116670382 — protein sequence MGDAQSAPREGKEDAAAEGESEKVDDAQTEQNTEDKPLKNNGQVSEINGKADGSIAEVNGHCEDEIDAEAILSTDEDVSETEKPLKEEETPLNFEINEKESLNEADANEDVPLDIIEMDAKQNDINKSFRRFFRNIGLNMTVKRGSGEIETDVPDETNKEGPNKAEDVEDTTKERTSDNAEQKTDVNIGQETYDNDSTTCPTLTDVTSDILENAGRKQKKPKTKLNLIM from the exons ATGGGAGACGCTCAGTCTGCGCCTCGGGAGGGCAAGGAGGATGCAGCGGCTGAGGGGGAGAGCGAAAAAGTGGATGATGCTCAGACTGAGCAGAATACTGAAGACAAG CCTCTCAAAAACAATGGGCAGGTCTCTGAGATCAATGGAAAAGCAGACGGCTCTATAGCAGAAGTTAATGGTCACTGTGAGGATGAGATCGATGCAGAGG CTATCCTTTCAACAGACGAAGATGTTTCCGAAACAGAAAAGCCacttaaagaagaagaaacaccattaaactttgaaataaatgaaaaggagTCACTCAATGAAGCTGATGCTAACGAAGATGTACCCCTGGACATTATTGAAATGGATGCAAAGCAAAATGATATCAATAAAAGTTTTAGGAGATTTTTCAGAAACATTGGTTTGAACATGACAGTAAAGAGGGGCTCAGGTGAAATAGAAACAGATGTGCCTGATGAGACCAACAAAGAAGGACCAAACAAAGCAGAAGATGTTGAGGATAccacaaaagaaagaacaagTGATAATGCTGAACAGAAGACTGATGTGAACATTGGACAGGAGACTTATGATAATGATTCAACAACATGTCCTACCCTGACAGACGTTACATCGGACATTCTAGAAAATGCAGGGAGAAAACAGAAGAAACCAAAGACGAAGTTGAATCTGATAATGTAG
- the si:dkeyp-110a12.4 gene encoding uromodulin, whose amino-acid sequence MAPVSLVFAWLLFTMRMVTSTVFLEPEEEELNETVICTNDHMEVVIPSAFFLNKVPPVYIWDLHLNDPECRGIEVGDDYVFSIKTNLSDCGTVMGSDETHIMFINTIHNNDSEVITRNYVNITFVCRYPINYLVQQPNGENMIRVDVRTITLNTEDGNFSVSMLLYKDDAFKDRWTTVPSLTLDDDIFVKVFMIPAQLMLRMERCWATPTSDPYSNIQYTFIRDSCPVLSNELSVLKNGQGPEAMFRIQMFKFVGSSYTNVFLHCNVQICHNTPGLCQPNCSGDGEEDLVRLRRDIPLSHTVSYGPIRRLLNDSEKPNLNAGGVPPVETFVLGGLLVVLLLITGVFGRLWLRSRRFYPAREAQLTLSNIHHISEVAS is encoded by the exons AGCTCAATGAAACTGTCATTTGTACCAACGACCATATGGAGGTTGTTATTCCAAGTGCTTTTTTCCTCAACAAAGTGCCTCCAGTATAT attTGGGATTTGCATTTAAATGATCCGGAGTGTCGAGGCATTGAGGTCGGAGATGACTATGTTTTCAGCATTAAGACAAATCTCTCTGACTGTGGAACAGTAATG GGCTCAGATGAGACACACATCATGTTCATAAACACCATACACAACAACGATTCAGAGGTTATAACCAGAAACTACGTAAACATAACATTTGTGTGCCGCTACCCCATCAACTACCTGGTCCAACAACCCAACGGGGAAAACATGATTAGAGTTGACGTCAG AACCATCACTCTGAACACAGAGGATGGAAACTTTTCGGTGTCGATGTTACTGTACAAAGATGACGCCTTTAAAGACAGATGGACCACTGTGCCGTCACTGACGCTGGATGATGACATCTTTGTAAAAGTTTTTATG ATACCGGCTCAACTGATGCTGCGTATGGAGAGATGCTGGGCCACACCAACCAGTGATCCATACAGCAATATTCAGTACACCTTCATCCGGGACAG CTGCCCGGTGTTGTCAAATGAACTGAGTGTGCTGAAGAATGGCCAGGGCCCAGAGGCCATGTTCAGGATACAAATGTTCAAGTTTGTCGGCAGCTCTTACACCAACGTCTTTCTCCATTGCAACGTCCAGATCTGCCACAACACCCCAGGGCTGTGTCAGCCT AACTGTTCCGGAGATGGTGAAGAAGATTTAGTCAGGCTACGGAGAGACATCCCTCTTTCTCATACAGTGTCTTATGGACCAATTAGACGACTACTAAACGATAGTGAAAAGCCCAATCTGA ATGCAGGTGGAGTCCCTCCTGTGGAGACCTTTGTCCTCGGAGGACTGCTGGTTGTCTTGCTGCTGATCACTGGAGTGTTTGGGAGGCTGTGGCTTCGCTCCAGGCGTTTCTACCCAGCGCGGGAGGCGCAGCTCACCCTGTCCAACATTCACCACATCTCAGAGGTGGCCTCATGA